In Devosia beringensis, a single window of DNA contains:
- a CDS encoding ABC transporter ATP-binding protein, producing the protein MDASIPYRLELKGITKRFPGVLANDNVSFAVRPGEIHALLGENGAGKSTLVKMIYGIMQPDAGEMVWDGEPVTVAHPKAARKLGIGMVFQHFSLFEALTVLENIALGMDAKIPGRELEARIRAVMLKYGLLLDPHRTVATLSVGERQRIEIVRALLLDPKLLIMDEPTSVLTPQEVEQLFAVLRKLAAQGCSILYISHKLHEIKALCDTATILRGGKLVDTCDPKAETSRSMAEKMIGAGLKDIVRAEGRLLGEAKLVVSHLSTTKAGHFDVPVDNVSFTVRAGEIVGIAGVAGNGQNALLDALSGEIRSDDGQSVTLDGYPLGLLDTTGRRKYGLCAVPEERNGHAAVGEFSLSDNSILTARDRLGMVVLGLINSGAARTYTGQVIAEFAVKALGPSSMAGSLSGGNLQKYIMGREILQKPSVLVVSQPTWGVDAGAAAAIHQALVDLAAAGSAIVVISQDLDELRALCDTLAVINMGRLSPPRPTGEVSVEEIGLLMGGVHGAGEMHDAIPA; encoded by the coding sequence TTGGACGCTAGCATACCGTATCGGTTGGAACTCAAGGGCATCACCAAGCGCTTTCCGGGCGTCCTGGCCAATGACAATGTCAGTTTTGCGGTCAGGCCGGGCGAGATCCACGCGCTGCTGGGCGAGAACGGCGCCGGCAAATCCACGCTGGTCAAAATGATCTATGGCATCATGCAGCCCGATGCCGGCGAGATGGTCTGGGATGGTGAGCCCGTGACGGTCGCCCATCCCAAGGCCGCCCGCAAGCTGGGCATCGGCATGGTGTTCCAGCATTTCTCGCTTTTCGAGGCGCTGACCGTGCTGGAAAACATTGCCCTGGGTATGGATGCCAAGATTCCCGGGCGCGAGCTTGAAGCGCGCATCCGCGCGGTCATGCTCAAATATGGCCTGCTGCTTGATCCGCATCGTACGGTGGCGACGCTGAGCGTCGGTGAGCGCCAGCGCATCGAAATCGTGCGGGCGCTGCTGCTCGATCCAAAGCTGCTCATCATGGACGAGCCGACCTCGGTGCTGACGCCGCAGGAGGTGGAGCAGCTGTTCGCCGTGCTGCGCAAGCTGGCGGCGCAGGGCTGCTCCATTCTCTACATTTCTCACAAGCTGCACGAGATCAAGGCGCTGTGTGACACGGCCACCATCCTGCGCGGCGGCAAGCTGGTCGATACCTGCGACCCCAAGGCGGAAACCAGCCGATCGATGGCCGAAAAGATGATCGGCGCCGGACTCAAGGATATCGTGCGCGCCGAGGGCCGCCTGCTGGGCGAGGCCAAGCTGGTTGTGTCGCACCTCTCGACCACCAAGGCTGGGCATTTCGACGTGCCGGTGGATAATGTCAGCTTCACCGTGCGGGCCGGCGAGATCGTCGGCATTGCCGGTGTGGCCGGCAATGGGCAGAACGCCCTGCTCGACGCGCTGTCGGGCGAGATCCGCAGCGATGACGGCCAGAGCGTGACGCTGGACGGCTATCCGTTGGGCCTGCTCGACACGACCGGACGGCGCAAATATGGCCTCTGTGCCGTGCCCGAGGAGCGCAATGGCCACGCGGCGGTGGGCGAGTTCTCGCTGTCGGACAACAGCATCCTGACCGCGCGTGACCGGCTCGGCATGGTGGTGCTCGGACTGATCAATTCGGGCGCGGCCAGGACATATACTGGCCAGGTGATCGCCGAATTTGCCGTCAAGGCGCTAGGCCCATCATCGATGGCCGGTTCGCTGTCGGGCGGCAATCTGCAGAAATACATCATGGGCCGGGAAATCCTGCAAAAGCCCAGCGTGCTGGTGGTGAGCCAGCCGACCTGGGGCGTCGATGCCGGCGCAGCGGCGGCCATCCACCAGGCGCTGGTCGATCTGGCCGCGGCCGGCTCGGCCATCGTGGTGATCAGCCAGGATCTCGATGAATTGCGGGCGCTGTGCGATACGCTGGCGGTGATCAATATGGGTCGGCTGTCGCCGCCCCGGCCGACCGGCGAGGTGAGCGTGGAAGAGATCGGCCTGCTGATGGGCGGCGTGCACGGGGCCGGGGAGATGCATGATGCTATTCCGGCTTGA
- a CDS encoding ABC transporter permease has product MLFRLEKRREPSQFMVYATPLVAVALTMLVGAIIFSLIGYDGVGAVREIFLTPLTNAYKWQDLGVKAAPLIIIGVGLSIAYRANVWNIGAEGQYIMGGLAGTGVALLTWGMTGWWILPLMVLAGVLGGMTYAAIPALLRTRLNVNEILTSLMLTYVAVQVIYYLIRAPWKDPMGMGFPQTRLFSEAARLPTIIPGTIVHLGVPIAVLVGLVAWFIMTRSVFGYRMRVVGAAPHAARYGGFSENKTIWLALLVSGALAGLAGVLEVAGPFQRMVPGFPANYGFTAIIVAFLGRLNPLGVIVAGVVLAITFVGGEVAQTTIGLPNAATGIFQAMMLFFLLAGDILIKYRVRRVAPQPSAGAA; this is encoded by the coding sequence ATGCTATTCCGGCTTGAGAAAAGACGCGAACCATCGCAGTTCATGGTCTATGCGACGCCCCTGGTCGCCGTGGCACTGACCATGCTGGTGGGCGCCATCATCTTCTCGCTGATCGGATATGACGGGGTCGGCGCGGTCAGGGAAATCTTCCTCACGCCGCTCACGAATGCCTATAAGTGGCAGGATCTGGGGGTCAAGGCCGCACCGCTGATCATCATTGGGGTGGGCCTGTCGATCGCCTATCGCGCCAATGTCTGGAACATCGGCGCGGAGGGCCAGTATATCATGGGCGGGCTGGCCGGCACGGGCGTGGCGCTGCTGACCTGGGGCATGACGGGGTGGTGGATACTGCCCCTGATGGTGCTGGCGGGCGTCCTGGGCGGCATGACCTATGCGGCGATCCCGGCGCTGTTGCGGACGCGGCTCAACGTCAATGAAATCCTCACCAGCCTGATGCTGACCTATGTGGCGGTGCAGGTGATCTATTACCTCATCCGCGCGCCCTGGAAGGATCCGATGGGCATGGGCTTTCCGCAGACACGGCTGTTCTCCGAGGCGGCCCGTTTGCCCACGATCATTCCGGGTACCATCGTGCATCTGGGCGTGCCCATCGCCGTCCTGGTCGGGCTGGTTGCCTGGTTCATCATGACCCGCTCGGTATTCGGCTATCGCATGCGGGTGGTCGGGGCCGCGCCGCATGCTGCCCGCTATGGCGGGTTTTCCGAAAACAAGACGATCTGGCTGGCGCTGCTGGTCAGCGGGGCGCTGGCCGGTCTGGCCGGGGTGCTGGAAGTGGCGGGGCCGTTCCAGCGCATGGTGCCGGGTTTCCCGGCCAATTACGGCTTCACCGCCATCATCGTGGCCTTTCTCGGCCGGCTCAATCCGCTAGGCGTTATTGTTGCCGGGGTGGTGCTGGCCATTACCTTTGTCGGCGGCGAAGTGGCGCAGACCACGATCGGTCTTCCCAACGCGGCGACCGGCATCTTCCAGGCCATGATGCTGTTCTTCCTGCTGGCGGGCGATATCCTCATTAAGTACCGGGTCCGGCGCGTGGCGCCGCAGCCCTCGGCGGGAGCGGCCTAG
- a CDS encoding ABC transporter permease: MDLTLAILVTVVGAATPILIAALGELVVERAGVLNLGVEGMMLIGAIAGFVVQFHTGNPYLALLAGAAAGMAASLIFGFLVLSLSANQTATGLALTIFGTGFSALAGSSYSARPVTLMQPLLPVEFTAHPLARVILGYPFPVYFTFAMVVAIWFFLHRTRSGLILRAVGENDQSAHSIGYSVIGVRYLAVMFGGAMAGIAGACFPLLLTPQWAERMTAGRGWIAVALVVFASWKPFRLLAGAYLFGLVMTMELYAKAGSGPLNIVPSELWAALPYLATIVVLVLISTRRDASSNAPACLGKPFLPSN; the protein is encoded by the coding sequence ATGGATCTGACACTTGCCATCCTTGTAACCGTGGTGGGGGCGGCAACGCCCATCCTGATCGCCGCATTGGGCGAACTGGTAGTGGAGCGGGCCGGCGTGCTCAACCTGGGCGTCGAAGGAATGATGCTGATCGGCGCCATTGCCGGCTTCGTGGTGCAGTTCCATACCGGCAATCCCTATCTGGCGCTGCTGGCGGGCGCGGCCGCAGGCATGGCGGCGTCGCTGATCTTCGGCTTTCTCGTGCTCTCCCTGTCGGCCAACCAGACGGCAACCGGGCTGGCGCTGACCATCTTCGGTACCGGCTTTTCGGCGCTGGCCGGCTCGTCCTATTCGGCGCGGCCCGTGACGCTGATGCAGCCGCTGCTGCCTGTCGAGTTCACCGCTCATCCGCTGGCACGGGTGATCCTGGGCTATCCCTTTCCGGTCTATTTCACCTTCGCCATGGTGGTGGCCATCTGGTTTTTCCTGCACCGGACGCGTTCGGGGCTGATCCTCCGGGCGGTCGGCGAGAATGACCAGTCGGCCCATTCCATCGGCTATTCGGTGATCGGGGTGCGCTATCTGGCGGTGATGTTCGGCGGCGCTATGGCCGGCATTGCCGGGGCCTGCTTCCCGCTGCTGCTGACGCCGCAATGGGCCGAGCGGATGACGGCGGGACGCGGCTGGATTGCGGTGGCGCTGGTAGTCTTTGCCTCCTGGAAGCCGTTTCGCCTGCTGGCCGGCGCCTATCTCTTCGGGCTGGTGATGACCATGGAGCTTTATGCCAAGGCCGGCAGCGGCCCGCTCAATATCGTGCCGTCCGAGCTCTGGGCCGCCCTGCCTTATCTTGCAACTATCGTCGTGCTGGTGCTGATCTCCACCCGCCGCGATGCTTCCAGCAATGCTCCGGCCTGCCTCGGCAAGCCGTTCTTGCCTTCCAATTGA
- a CDS encoding BMP family ABC transporter substrate-binding protein — protein sequence MRLSRRTFVKIGGAAVALPMLGARAFAQVEKVKIGFIYVGTINDNGYNYAHNQGRIYVEENLGDKVETIYVENVPEGPDCERVLRELAQQGCNLIFATSFGFGDSVIKVAPQFPEIAFEHATGYMSAPNVGLYNARFYEGRAVCGTIAGHMSKTGKAGYIGSFPIPEVVMGINALALSGRRINPDFTVKPVYISTWNDPAKEADAARAMIDQGIDIIAQHTDGPAALQVAAERGIVGGFGQGADMSAFAPDTQLTAIIDHWGPHYLASAQAVLDGTWTPGNTWEGLKEDVVQMGPYGAKVPEEVVAAAEEVRTGQIDGSFHIFTGPIKDNTGAERVAAGVTMTDAELLSMDWYVEGVEQPA from the coding sequence ATGAGACTGTCGCGTCGTACTTTCGTTAAAATCGGCGGTGCCGCCGTGGCCCTGCCCATGCTGGGGGCGCGTGCCTTTGCCCAGGTGGAAAAGGTGAAGATCGGCTTCATCTATGTCGGCACGATCAATGACAACGGCTACAATTATGCCCACAATCAGGGGCGGATCTATGTCGAGGAAAATCTGGGCGACAAGGTCGAGACCATCTATGTCGAAAACGTGCCGGAAGGCCCCGATTGCGAGCGCGTGCTGCGCGAACTTGCACAGCAGGGCTGCAATCTGATTTTCGCCACCAGCTTCGGTTTTGGCGACTCGGTGATCAAGGTTGCCCCGCAATTCCCCGAGATCGCCTTTGAGCACGCCACCGGCTATATGAGCGCGCCCAATGTGGGCCTCTACAATGCCCGCTTCTATGAAGGCCGTGCGGTCTGCGGCACCATTGCCGGCCACATGTCCAAGACTGGCAAGGCTGGCTATATCGGCTCCTTCCCCATCCCTGAAGTGGTCATGGGCATCAATGCCCTGGCCCTGTCCGGGCGCCGCATCAATCCCGACTTCACCGTCAAGCCGGTCTATATCTCGACCTGGAATGATCCGGCCAAGGAAGCTGACGCTGCCCGCGCCATGATCGACCAGGGCATCGATATCATTGCACAGCACACCGACGGCCCGGCTGCTCTGCAGGTCGCTGCCGAACGCGGCATTGTCGGCGGCTTCGGCCAGGGCGCCGACATGAGCGCTTTCGCACCGGACACCCAGCTGACCGCCATCATCGACCACTGGGGTCCGCATTATCTGGCATCGGCGCAGGCCGTGCTCGATGGCACCTGGACCCCGGGCAATACCTGGGAAGGCCTCAAGGAAGACGTGGTGCAGATGGGGCCCTACGGCGCCAAGGTGCCCGAAGAGGTGGTTGCTGCGGCCGAAGAAGTGCGCACCGGCCAGATCGACGGCTCGTTCCACATCTTCACCGGACCGATCAAGGACAATACCGGCGCCGAGCGCGTCGCAGCGGGCGTCACCATGACCGATGCCGAACTGCTCAGCATGGACTGGTATGTCGAAGGCGTCGAACAGCCCGCCTAA
- a CDS encoding urate hydroxylase PuuD, translating to MPDYIIFYEWLMFAVRWLHVITAVAWIGSSFYFIALDLGLRQTPSLPPLAHGEEWQVHGGGFYHIQKYLVAPDFLPEHLTWFKWEAYWTWLSGFMLLVLVYYVGADLYLIDRNVLDMPNWAAILLSMGSIVLGFVIYNRLCKSPLGESQTGLMLVLFAVLVAMSWGYTQVFTGRAALLHMGAFTASIMAANVAMIIIPNQRIVVADLKAGRVPDAKYGKIAKQRSLHNNYLTLPVIFFMLSGHYPLAFATQWNWIIASLIFLVGVVIRHYFNTRHARKGNPHWTWPVAIVLFILIAWLSSGPKVPGSAGEAVASRAAEPFLAAEHFAAASLTVQTRCAMCHTAEPAWEGVYEPPKNVILDNDNAIANHARDIAIQAGYAHAMPPGNVSGMTDDERALLVEWFREGSAL from the coding sequence ATGCCTGATTACATCATCTTCTACGAATGGCTGATGTTTGCCGTGCGCTGGCTGCACGTGATCACGGCCGTGGCCTGGATCGGCTCGTCCTTCTATTTCATCGCGCTCGACCTGGGCCTGCGCCAGACGCCCAGTCTGCCGCCCCTGGCGCATGGCGAGGAGTGGCAGGTGCATGGCGGAGGCTTCTACCACATCCAGAAATACCTGGTAGCGCCGGACTTCCTGCCCGAGCACCTGACCTGGTTCAAATGGGAAGCCTACTGGACCTGGCTGAGCGGCTTCATGCTGCTGGTGCTGGTCTATTATGTCGGCGCCGACCTCTATCTTATCGACCGCAATGTCCTGGATATGCCCAATTGGGCGGCGATCCTGCTGTCGATGGGCTCGATCGTGCTCGGCTTTGTCATCTATAACCGGCTGTGCAAATCGCCGCTGGGCGAGAGCCAGACCGGGCTGATGCTGGTGCTGTTTGCCGTGCTGGTGGCGATGAGCTGGGGCTATACCCAGGTGTTTACCGGCCGCGCCGCGCTGCTGCATATGGGGGCCTTCACCGCCTCGATTATGGCGGCCAATGTGGCGATGATCATCATTCCAAACCAGCGCATCGTCGTGGCCGATCTCAAGGCAGGGCGCGTGCCCGACGCCAAATATGGCAAGATCGCCAAGCAGCGCAGCTTGCACAACAACTACCTCACCCTGCCGGTGATCTTCTTCATGCTCAGCGGCCACTATCCGCTGGCCTTTGCCACGCAGTGGAACTGGATCATCGCCTCGCTGATCTTCCTGGTCGGCGTGGTCATCCGGCACTATTTCAACACCCGCCATGCCCGCAAGGGCAATCCGCACTGGACCTGGCCGGTGGCCATTGTGCTCTTCATCCTCATCGCCTGGCTATCGAGCGGGCCGAAAGTGCCGGGTTCGGCAGGAGAGGCGGTGGCGTCGCGGGCGGCCGAGCCCTTTCTCGCCGCGGAGCATTTCGCCGCCGCCAGCCTGACGGTGCAGACGCGCTGCGCCATGTGCCATACGGCCGAGCCGGCCTGGGAGGGCGTCTATGAGCCACCCAAGAACGTCATCCTCGACAATGACAATGCCATTGCCAACCATGCTCGGGATATCGCCATCCAGGCCGGCTATGCCCATGCCATGCCGCCGGGCAATGTCAGCGGCATGACCGATGACGAGCGGGCGCTGCTGGTGGAATGGTTTCGCGAGGGGTCGGCCTTGTGA
- the guaD gene encoding guanine deaminase: MTILRGRVLSFVSEPHGLDDAASYRYIEDGAVAIEDGKIIAVGEFVSGGDAEVIDHRPHLIMPGFIDTHLHYVQSQMIASYAGSLLEWLNTYTFVEEQKFGQQGHATVVASAFYDELIRNGTTTAVAYCSSAPQSVDAYFAEAEKRNMLMIGGKVMMDRNAPEALCDTAQSSYDDSKALIARWHGRGRGLYAISPRFAITSTPAQLAAAQALVAEHPQAYVQTHLSENDAEITLSMQLYPEAPDYTGIYETYGLLGPRTLLGHCIHLNHRETGVLAETGAVAVFCPTSNLFLGSGLFDHDRLRQHGVRVGVATDIGGGTSFSMLRTLDEGYKVLQLRGQRLTPFNSFYMMTLGNARALSLESTIGTIAPGCAADLVVLDSSATPAMALRMQTATQLVEELFLLQTLGDDRSIAEVYVAGARMKSTLGGL, from the coding sequence ATGACCATACTGCGCGGCCGCGTGCTGAGCTTTGTCAGCGAACCGCACGGGCTCGATGACGCGGCGAGCTATCGCTACATTGAAGATGGTGCCGTCGCTATCGAGGACGGAAAGATTATCGCCGTGGGCGAGTTTGTGTCCGGGGGTGATGCTGAGGTCATCGATCATCGCCCGCATCTGATCATGCCGGGCTTTATCGATACCCATCTGCATTATGTGCAGAGCCAGATGATTGCCTCCTATGCCGGCTCGCTGCTCGAATGGCTCAATACCTATACCTTTGTGGAAGAGCAGAAGTTCGGCCAGCAGGGGCATGCCACTGTTGTCGCCAGCGCCTTTTACGACGAGCTGATCCGCAATGGCACGACCACGGCAGTGGCCTATTGCTCAAGCGCGCCTCAATCGGTAGATGCCTATTTCGCCGAGGCGGAAAAGCGCAACATGCTGATGATCGGCGGCAAGGTGATGATGGATCGCAACGCCCCCGAGGCGCTGTGCGACACCGCCCAGTCCAGCTACGATGACAGCAAGGCCCTGATCGCGCGCTGGCATGGGCGCGGCCGCGGGCTCTATGCCATCTCGCCGCGCTTTGCCATTACCTCGACGCCAGCGCAGCTGGCGGCGGCGCAGGCACTGGTGGCCGAGCATCCCCAGGCCTATGTGCAGACCCATCTCAGCGAAAATGACGCCGAGATCACCCTCTCCATGCAGCTTTATCCGGAGGCGCCGGACTATACCGGCATCTACGAGACCTATGGCCTGCTCGGTCCCAGGACGCTGCTGGGCCACTGCATCCACCTCAACCACCGCGAGACCGGCGTGCTGGCCGAAACCGGTGCGGTCGCCGTGTTCTGCCCGACCTCGAACCTCTTCCTCGGCTCGGGCCTGTTCGACCATGACCGCTTGCGCCAGCATGGCGTGCGGGTAGGGGTGGCCACCGATATTGGCGGTGGCACCAGCTTTTCCATGCTGCGCACGCTGGACGAGGGCTACAAGGTGCTGCAATTGCGCGGCCAACGGCTGACGCCGTTCAATTCGTTCTACATGATGACGCTGGGCAATGCCCGGGCGCTGTCGCTGGAGAGCACGATCGGCACCATTGCGCCGGGCTGCGCGGCGGACCTGGTGGTGCTCGACTCTTCGGCCACGCCGGCCATGGCGCTGCGCATGCAGACAGCGACGCAGCTGGTCGAGGAGCTGTTCCTGCTGCAGACGCTGGGCGACGACCGCTCGATCGCCGAGGTCTATGTGGCCGGCGCAAGGATGAAGTCGACTTTAGGCGGGTTGTGA
- a CDS encoding malate synthase G has translation MSDYQTKSGLSVHSLLVDFVEKEALPGLPVTAEQFWTGLEGLVAQHMPTNVALLAKRDLLQSQIDDWHHKYGPVASNPQGYEFFLREIGYLLPEPADFTIETEGLDPEITTLCGPQLVVPVSNARYALNAANARWGSLYDAYYGTDVIARDGDLAPGKSYNAARGAAVVAKASEFLDASFPLSQGSHRDVTAYRVVTTGGVAELVIDGAAGPVTLQDKAGFVAYGEGGDSNKAEIVLRHHGLHVILAIDKASVIGGAHAAGLSDVIVESALTTIQDCEDSVAAVDAEDKVGVYRNWLGLMNGTLEETFEKSGRKMTRRLKKDAVFSALDGSDLVLKGRALQLVRNVGHLMTTDAVMFEDKPIGEGLMDAALTVLCAMHDQVNSSTGAIYIVKPKMHGPEEVAFACAIFASVEAMLGLDANTIKIGIMDEERRTSANLKAAIYEARHRVFFINTGFLDRTGDEIHTGMEAGAVLRKDEIKNERWLGAYEDRNVLIGLACGFSGKAQIGKGMWARPDDMAAMMAAKAGHPNAGANTAWVPSPTAATLHALHYHEIDVFAAQRRRHNEALPGLGELFSMPVQAPFSLSREEITRELENNAQGILGYVVRWVQQGVGCSKVPDINNVGLMEDRATCRISSQAVANWLRHGLVSRDEVTATFERMAGVVDRQNEDDPLYRPMGDNFQSVAFNAALDLALRGADQPSGYTEPLLHAARRKVKARDSRHPDQ, from the coding sequence ATGAGCGACTATCAGACCAAATCCGGCCTTTCGGTACATTCCCTGCTGGTCGACTTCGTGGAAAAAGAAGCGCTGCCCGGGCTTCCCGTCACGGCGGAGCAGTTCTGGACAGGCCTCGAAGGCTTGGTCGCCCAGCACATGCCGACCAATGTCGCCCTCCTGGCAAAGCGTGATCTGCTGCAGAGCCAGATCGATGACTGGCACCACAAATACGGGCCGGTGGCGAGCAACCCGCAGGGCTATGAATTCTTCCTGCGCGAAATCGGCTATCTGTTGCCCGAGCCGGCGGACTTCACCATCGAGACCGAGGGGCTCGATCCCGAGATCACCACGCTGTGCGGCCCGCAGCTGGTGGTGCCGGTCAGCAATGCCCGCTATGCGCTCAATGCCGCCAATGCGCGCTGGGGCAGCCTCTATGATGCCTATTACGGCACCGATGTGATTGCCCGCGACGGCGATCTGGCGCCGGGCAAGAGCTATAACGCGGCCCGTGGCGCCGCCGTGGTGGCCAAGGCCAGCGAATTCCTCGATGCCAGCTTTCCGCTGAGCCAGGGCAGCCATCGGGATGTGACGGCCTATCGGGTGGTGACGACCGGCGGGGTGGCCGAACTGGTCATCGACGGCGCAGCCGGCCCGGTGACGCTGCAGGATAAGGCGGGTTTTGTCGCCTATGGCGAGGGCGGGGATAGCAACAAGGCCGAGATCGTGCTGCGCCATCACGGCCTGCATGTGATCTTGGCCATCGACAAAGCCAGCGTCATCGGCGGCGCCCATGCGGCGGGGCTCAGCGATGTCATCGTCGAGTCGGCGCTGACCACCATCCAGGACTGCGAGGATTCGGTGGCGGCAGTCGATGCCGAGGACAAGGTGGGCGTCTATCGCAACTGGCTGGGCCTGATGAATGGCACGCTGGAAGAAACCTTCGAGAAATCCGGCCGGAAAATGACGCGGCGCCTGAAGAAGGATGCCGTCTTTAGCGCCCTTGACGGCAGCGACCTGGTGCTCAAGGGCCGGGCGCTGCAACTGGTGCGCAATGTCGGCCATCTGATGACCACCGATGCGGTAATGTTCGAAGACAAGCCGATCGGCGAAGGGCTGATGGATGCGGCGCTGACCGTGCTCTGCGCCATGCATGACCAGGTCAACAGCAGCACAGGCGCCATTTACATCGTCAAGCCCAAGATGCATGGGCCCGAGGAAGTGGCCTTTGCCTGCGCCATCTTCGCCTCGGTCGAGGCCATGCTCGGGCTCGACGCCAATACCATCAAGATCGGCATCATGGATGAGGAGCGCCGTACCTCGGCCAATCTCAAGGCGGCGATCTATGAAGCGCGTCATCGGGTGTTCTTCATCAATACCGGCTTCCTTGATCGCACCGGCGACGAGATCCATACCGGCATGGAAGCGGGCGCCGTGCTGCGCAAGGACGAGATCAAGAACGAGCGCTGGCTGGGCGCCTATGAGGATCGCAATGTGCTGATCGGGCTGGCCTGCGGGTTCTCGGGCAAGGCGCAGATCGGCAAGGGCATGTGGGCCCGGCCCGACGACATGGCGGCGATGATGGCGGCCAAGGCCGGCCATCCCAATGCCGGCGCCAATACGGCCTGGGTGCCCAGCCCGACGGCGGCCACCCTGCATGCGCTGCACTATCATGAGATCGACGTGTTCGCGGCGCAGCGCCGCCGGCACAACGAGGCCCTGCCGGGCCTGGGCGAGCTGTTCTCGATGCCCGTACAGGCGCCGTTTTCGCTCAGCCGCGAGGAAATCACCCGCGAGCTCGAAAACAATGCCCAGGGCATTCTGGGCTATGTGGTGCGCTGGGTGCAGCAGGGCGTGGGCTGTTCCAAGGTGCCCGACATCAACAATGTGGGACTGATGGAAGACCGCGCCACCTGCCGGATTTCATCGCAGGCCGTTGCCAATTGGCTGCGCCATGGCCTGGTCAGCCGCGACGAGGTGACAGCAACCTTCGAGCGCATGGCCGGGGTGGTGGATCGGCAGAATGAGGACGATCCGCTTTATCGGCCGATGGGTGACAACTTCCAGTCGGTGGCGTTCAATGCGGCGCTCGACCTGGCGTTGCGCGGCGCCGACCAGCCCAGCGGCTATACCGAGCCGCTGCTGCATGCCGCGCGCCGCAAGGTCAAGGCGCGCGACAGCAGGCATCCTGATCAGTAG